DNA sequence from the Candidatus Aegiribacteria sp. genome:
TGACAACAGGTACAACGCTAACGGCGTCGATCTGAACAGGAATCTTAGCTATATGTGGGTTCCCTGGTCTACTCACGGACCATATCCTTTTTCTGAACCTGAGACAGCAGCCCTTCGAGATATCACCATGCAGAGCTGGCCGGAGATAGAGAACTTTATTAATCCGTTCACAGCAGGACTCTCGCTACACACCGGTGGGAACTGTTTTAACTCACCATGGAACTACACTCAGAATCCTTTACCTGAGGATGTAAGCCTTATGTACGTTCAGGGTGATGACTACGCAAACAGTCCCGGGATTATCGCATTCTTTGGCAGTGGAGGCTATCTTGTCTACATTCCCGGCTCCAGCTGGTACCCGACTAACGGTGATGTGAACGATTGGAGCTATGGAGAGTGCGGAACCATCGATCATACCATAGAGGTTTATGAACTCCATCAGTATCCGGATTGGCCGGCATTATCCAACGCTCACTACATGGCGATTCTCAGCTTTTTCACTAACAGCACATACGGTATCTGGGGTACTGTGACCAACAACCTTGGAGCCCCTCTCGATGCACAAATCGTCATAGGTACAACCGACCTCTACGATTCGACCCCGCTGAGATTCTGCAGAACAGATGTAACACTCGGCGACTATCACAAAACGTTGCTTCCCGGAACATACGACGTCCAGGTGATAGCTGAAGGATTCCTGCCAGAAACAGTAACTGATGTTTCAGTGGGTTCGGAGGAAAGGGTTGAAGTCAGTTTCGTTCTTGATATGCTGGGCATCGAAGAAGGTGAAACGGGAGGTCAGAGCTTACTTGGAAACCTCTCTGTTTTCCCCAATCCGGTTTTTAATTCCTGTGAGATCAGGCTTCCTGTAACAGGAGTTGATGGAACTGTTAATATCTATTCTCTTACCGGCCACCTGGTGTACAGACTGGATGTATCCTCACGAGTAACATCCATAGATTGGGATTGTCGTGGAGAGAACAGAACAAAGGTTCCACCTGGGGTATATATCGTAAAATTCAGTTCTGGCGGGCTATCAATGACTGAGAGATTCATCATCAACAGGTAGAATTGATGATTAACCAGATATGGTATTTTAGAATCAGCCCGCTATCTCGAATGAGAGCATATCCTCTCTGCTGGAGCAGGAACATCCTTTGCACGAACCGGCCTGGTTATTAGTAAATGTTCCTATCTGGTAGAAGAGAGTGCTTACCACCCATGCAAGAATAAAGGTTCACCAAATACTGAGAACCCCAGTTTCTCATAGAAGCCCACAGCATCCTCCAACAGTCTTCCTTGTTCAAAAAATCAAGTCTTCATCATCCCCCTTCACATACTCGTCAAACCACCTGAGCTGTTCCCACAACACGTGTTCCAGGCTCTCCTGAGCCCGGTAGCTGTGGTCTTCGAATGGCAGCAGCACCA
Encoded proteins:
- a CDS encoding T9SS type A sorting domain-containing protein, with amino-acid sequence MTRQRFLITILLVFAVLASETAATGDFSYDVQYYSVYIKNITLNAAQTLDKQGLTVEWAHDDKAMFYVNAEQEELLRSLGYIPLRTEVDEPLIPYPTLTEIYDSIDSVLTAHPDICRGVTIGTSVQGRPIRAVVVSDNPATEEIEPELRIHGGIHGNEPAASTTTLHYLEVLTDEYLTSPMCEYIVNNTETWIVPVLNPDGYVADNRYNANGVDLNRNLSYMWVPWSTHGPYPFSEPETAALRDITMQSWPEIENFINPFTAGLSLHTGGNCFNSPWNYTQNPLPEDVSLMYVQGDDYANSPGIIAFFGSGGYLVYIPGSSWYPTNGDVNDWSYGECGTIDHTIEVYELHQYPDWPALSNAHYMAILSFFTNSTYGIWGTVTNNLGAPLDAQIVIGTTDLYDSTPLRFCRTDVTLGDYHKTLLPGTYDVQVIAEGFLPETVTDVSVGSEERVEVSFVLDMLGIEEGETGGQSLLGNLSVFPNPVFNSCEIRLPVTGVDGTVNIYSLTGHLVYRLDVSSRVTSIDWDCRGENRTKVPPGVYIVKFSSGGLSMTERFIINR